The stretch of DNA AAGTTCTTAGAGCTGCTAAAAAAAATAAAATATGGTTACTTAGAAGTAATTTAGTGACAACTAAGTTTATGAGTAAACTTACTATATATTTAGCAGATAAATTAGCTCCAGAAACTAGATTACATGGAGTTTTAGTAGATGTATATGGAATAGGTATTTTAATTACAGGTGAAAGTGGGATTGGCAAAAGTGAAACAGCCTTAGAGCTTATAAAAAGAGGTCACAGATTAGTAACCGATGATGCTGTTGATATAAAAGAAATTGATGGTGAATTAATAGGAACATCTCCAAGAATAACTATAGGAATGTTAGAAGTAAGAGGAATAGGGATTATAGATATTTCAGCATTATATGGAGTAAGCTCTGTTCTTCAACAAAAAGATATAAAATTAGTTATGCATTTTGAACATTGGAAAGATGATGGCGATTATGACAGACTAGGATTAAATAACGAGTATCATGATATACTAGGAGTTAAAGTTAGAAGACTTAGAATACCTGTTAGACCAGGTAGAAATATAGCTGTTATTATAGAAGCAGCAGCAGTAAATTATAGATATTATCTTATGTCAGATGTTACACCTGTAGATATTATAGAAAGTAGAATGGATAAAGTTTTAGAATAGATAGGAGGAGTTAACAGTGAGTGAAAAATTAAAAAGTAAAAATGCTTGGCTAAAATATAATAGTGAGGAAAAAAAGCAAATTTTTGAATTCTGTACAGGATATATAGATTATATGTCTGTTTGTAAAACAGAAAGAGAATGTGTTCTTACTGCTATAGATATGGTTGAAGCTATGGGCTATAGAGATTTAGAAGAAGTCATAGCAAAGGGAGAAGCATTAAAGGCTGGAGATAAAGTCTTTATGAATAATAAAGATAAATCATTAGCAATATTTCTTATAGGTAAAGAACCAATAGAAAAAGGAATGAGAATATTAGGTTCACATGTAGATTCTCCAAGATTAGACCTAAAACAAAATCCTTTATATGAAGATAGTGAACTTGCTATGTTAGATACTCACTATTATGGTGGGGTTAAAAAGTATCAATGGGTTACACTTCCATTAGCTATACATGGTGTTGTAGTGAAAAAAGATGGATCAAAGATTGATATTGTAATAGGGGAAGATGATAAAGATCCAGTAATAGGAGTTTCAGATCTTCTTATACACCTTGCAGGAGATCAATTACAAAAGAAAGGTTCTAACGTAATTGAAGGGGAAGATTTAAATATATTAGTTGGAAATATGCCATTAGAAGGTGAAAATAAGGATGCTGTTAAAGCAAATATTTTAAAACTTATTAAAGAAAAATATGATTTTGAAGAAGAAGACTTTTTATCAGCTGAATTGGAAGTTGTACCAGCAGGTAGAGCTAGAGAGTTTGGCTTAGATAGAAGTATGGTTATGGCATATGGTCAAGATGATAGAATATGTGCATATACTTCATTAATGGCTTTATTGGAAGTTGAAGAAGCAGATTATACATCAGTAGTATTATTAGTAGATAAAGAAGAAGTTGGAAGTAATGGAGCTACTGGTATGCATTCAAAATTCTTTGAAAATGTTGTAGCTGAAATTATGGATAGAACAGGAGAATATTCAGAACTTAAACTTAGAAGAGCTCTTGCAAACTCAAAAATGCTTTCAGCAGATGTAACTGCTGCATATGATCCAAACTATCCTTCAGTTTTAGAAAAGAAAAATTCATCTTATTTTGGAAGAGGACTAGTATTTAGTAAATATACTGGAGCTAGAGGTAAAAGTGGATGTAATGATGCTAATGCAGAATTTATGGCTTGGCTTAGAAAAGTTATGGATAATAATAATGTATCTTTCCAAACAGCTGAACTTGGTAAAGTAGATCAAGGCGGTGGAGGTACTATAGCTTATATATTAGCTCAATATAACATGGAAGTTATAGACTGTGGTGTTGCATTACAAAATATGCATGCACCTTGGGAAGTATCAAGTAAAGTAGATATATATGAAACTAAAAATGGATATAAGGCTTTTTTAGAAGCAAAATAAAATAAATACCCCTCCTTACTTTTCACAGATACTATGCAATTAGAATAATATAATTGTATAAGGGATCAGAAAAGAGGAGGGATTTTTTTATTATGAAAAAATTCGATTGGTCTAGATTTAAAAACTATGGTCTTTGGGTATCAATTTTATCTTTAATACCATTAATATTAAGTGCATTTGGATATAAGGTTATAGCACCAGAATATCAAACAGTAACAGCAACAATTTTATCAATTTTAGCTGCATTAGGAGTTTTAAATAACCCAACAACTGATAACAAATGGTATAAGGATGATATAGTTAAAATAGAACCAGAAAAAGTTATAGAAGAGAATAAGTCTGAAGAAAATAAATAGGTTAATATAAAAAATGAGGAGTTTATCCTCATTTTTTATATTAACCATTTTAAGTATTTATTAACATTAATATTTTCAGGTAAAGGAATATCGCCAACAGTTCCATGGCTAGAATCATTTGGTATACCATGACAATCAGAACCACAAGAAACTAATAAATTTAAGTTTTCTGCAAGTTTTAAAAAGTGTTTAGTATTTTTAGATTTATTTCTAAAATAGATAGCTTCTAAACCATCAAACCCCAGCTCTAAAAGTTCTTCTACAGGAGTGTGTTTTACAAGGACAGGATGAGCTAAAAAAACTAAAGAATTAAATTTTTTTAAAAGTTGAATTCCTTCTTCTGTAGTAATTTTAGCTGAAGGTACATAAGCTGGACAGTTATCTCCAATAATATTTTTAAATATATATTCATGGTCATAAGGGTAGCCTGCTTCTATTATTGCTTTTGCAATATGAGGCCTAGCTATAGTATCTTTTCCACCTTCTAAAACTTTATTTATGTCTATTTCTATATGATTATATTTCTTTAATCGTTCAACTATTTCATAGGCTCTTTTTATTCTCTTTTCTTTTAAAGATTCTAAAAAAATTTGAAGCTCAGGATTTTTATAATCATCATTTTTAAAAAATCCAAGTACATGAATAGATTCGTTATTAAATTCGGTAGATAATTCTATTCCAGGAATAAAATTAATATTAAGTTTTTTAGCTTCTAAAGCTGCTTCTTCAATACCAGAGAGAGTATCATGGTCAGTTAGTGCCAAATATTCAACTCCGTTATCTTTGGCCATTCTAACAACATCAGTAGGTGAATATCTTCCATCTGAAGATGTTGAATGGGTATGCAAGTCATATTTTATCATTAGAAAATCTCCCTTCAACATTATATTTATTTAGTAAATTTTATATATAAACTTTAAATTTTAAACTTTAATATGTTGTGATATAATTTATTTTAACATAATATTAGATTATTTAAAATTATTATAAGTGGAGGCTATGTAATGTTACTAATGATTGATAACTACGACTCCTTTGTATTTAACCTTGTAAGATACATAGAGGAATTAGGAGAAGAAATTTTAATATATAGAAATGATAAAATAACTATTGAAGAAATAGAAAAGTTAAATATAAATGGAATTATAATATCTCCAGGTCCTAAATCTCCAAAAGATGCAGGAATAAGTTTAGAAATTTTAGATAAATTTAAAGGGAAGTTACCCATATTAGGGATATGCTTAGGTCATCAATGTATAGGGCATTATTTTAAAGGTTACATAATAAAAGGAAAAGAACCTGTTCATGGAAAAATGAGTATGGTAAAACATAATAATAAAGAGCTTTTTAAGGATATTAAAAATCCACTTAGAGTTACAAGGTATCATTCTTTAATAATAGATAAGAATACTTTACCTTTAGAATTAGAAGTAACTTGTGAAACAGAAGATGGGATAATTATGGGAGTTAAACATAGAGAGTATCCTATTTATGGAGTTCAGTTTCATCCAGAGGCAGAAATGACAGAAGAAGGACATGGAATCTTAAATAACTTCTTAAAGATAACAAAGGAATTTAAAGGAGGAACTTTTTAGTTGAATTTTAAAATAAAAGAAATAGTAACAGAATTAAATTCTTTAGAAATTTATAATGTGTTTGAATCTGAAAAAGGTACAATATTATTAGATTCATCTAAAGAAGATAAAATGTTATCAAAGTTTTCATTTATAGGATTAAATGAATTTTTGAGGTTTGAATCTAAAGGGGATAAAGTATTTATAGATAATAAAGAAATCCAGGGGAACCCTTTTTGTGTTTTAGAAGGCTTACTTAATAAATATAAGATAAGTTTTAAAGAATATAAAGATATTCCATTTTTATCAGGTTGTATAGGATATATATCTTATGATACAGCTAGAATTTTAGAAGAGTTACCCAATACTTCTAAAGAAGATTTTAATATTCCAGATATGAGATTTTCATTTTATGACAATTTGGTAATTTTTGATTTAATAAATAATAAGAAATATATAACATCTTTAGGACTTAAAGAGAGTAGTGAAAAATCTTTAAAGAAAATAGAAGATAGAATAAAAGCTGGAGTAAAAATAGAGGAAGAGAAAGTAGTTTGTAAAAATAACAATTTCCAATCTAATTTTACTAAAGAGGATTATAAAAAAGCAGTAAAAACCCTTAAGGATTATATAATTAGTGGTGATGTATATATAGCTAATATGACTCAAAGATTTTGTTGTGAATGTAAAGAGGATGCATTTAATGTTTATAAGAAATTAAGGACTATAAACAAAGCACCTTTTTCTGCTTTTGTTAATTATGAAGATTTTCAAATAATTAGTTCATCACCAGAGAGGTTTATTCAAATTAAAGATAATAAAGTACATACAAGACCTATAAAGGGAACTAGACCAAGAGGGGAAAATAAAAAAGAGGATTATAAAAATAGTCAGGAATTATTAAATAGTGAAAAGGATAAAGCAGAGCTTTTAATGGTAGTTGATTTAGAAAGAAATGATTTAAGTAAAGTATGTAAAAATCATTCAGTAAAAGTTACAGAACTATTTAAACTTGAAAAGTATGCAACTGTATTTCACTTAGTTTCAACGGTAGAAGGGGAACTTAAGGATGATATTTCAGCTGTAAAGTGTATTAAGGAATGTTTCCCTGGAGGATCTATAACTGGGACACCTAAAATAAGAGCTATGGAAATAATAGAAGAATTAGAAGGACTTAAGAGAAATTTATATACAGGGTCTATTGGTTATTTTGATTTAAGAGGGAATTCTGACTTCAATATAGTAATAAGAACCATCTTAAAAAAAGACAATAAAGCGTATTTTGGAGTTGGTGGCGGAATAACTTATGACTCCATAGAAGAAGATGAGTATAATGAAACTTTAGATAAAGCAAAAGCACTTATGAGGGTATTATAATGAGGGAAATTTTACATAAACATGAAAAATTAAGTTTAGATGAAGGAGTTTTTTTTGGAAGAGGAGTATTTGAAACTATTCTAGTTAAAGAAAAGCCAATATTTTTTGATGAACATATAGAAAGGTTAAATCAAGGGATAGAGGTATTAGAAATAGGAGAAAAGGTTGATAAATCTATATTAAAAATAGAAATAGATAAATTGAATTTAAAAAATAAAGCTTTAAAAGTTCTAGTAACTCCAAAAAATCTAATTTTAATAGATAAGGAAATACCCTATTCGGATGAAGATTATAAAAAAGGATTTAAATTGAAACTATCAAAAGTTATTAGAAACTCGACATCTCCTTTAACTTATATTAAATCAATAAATTATATGGATAATTTATTAGAAAATAAAAAAGCTAAAAAAGAGGGATATAATGAAGTTATCTTTATAAATGAAGATGCTTTTATTACTGAAGGAAGTACATCTAATATATTTATAGTAAAAGAGAATAATATATATACTCCAAAGATAGAGTGTGGATTACTTAATGGAACTATAAGGAAATATATTTTAAAAAATACAAATTGTATAGAGAAAGAATTTACAATAGAGGAATTATTAAATTCAGACGAGGTATTTATAACTAATAGTTTATTAGGTATAATGAGAGTTATTAGTATAGAGGAAAAAATATTTAATAAACATAGTATTACAGATTATATAAGAAGAAAATATACTAAAGACGTAGAAATGCTAGGAGGGGAATAATGATAGATAAAGATAAGGTGAAAGCTGGAGTAAAATTAATATTAGAAGCTATTGGAGAAGATGTAAATAGAGAAGGGTTAATAGAAACTCCTGATAGAATAGCAAGAATGTATGAGGAAATTTTCTCGGGCATTGGACAAACAGCAGAAGAAATATTATCAAAAACATTTAAGGTAGAAAGTAATGATTTAGTTATAGAAAAAGATATAACTTTCTTTTCTATGTGTGAGCATCATTTAGTACCTTTTTATGGTAAAGCACATATAGCATATATACCAAAGGACAGAGTTGCAGGGTTATCTAAATTAGCTAGATGTGTAGAAATTTATGCAAAGAAACCACAACTTCAAGAAAAATTAACAGCAGAGGTTGCAGATGCTATAATGGAATATTTAGGTGCAGAAGGTGCCATGGTAGTTATAGAAGCAGAACATATGTGTATGACTATGAGAGGAGTTAAAAAGCCAGGAACTAGAACTGTAACTACAACTTATAGAGGTAGATTTAAAGAAGATTATGAGTTAAGACGAGAAGTTCTTGCTTTAATAAAATAGGGGGGACACTTTGGAGAGATTAAATAAAATTTTAAATAGCAAGGAATATAAGGGATATATTAAAAAATTAGAAGGCTATGAAAAAGATAGGGAGTTTTGTAAACATGACTTTAATCATTTTACAGATTTAGCAAGAATAGCTTATATAAAAGTTTTAGAAAGAGGACTTTTATATGATAAAGAAATAATATATACTATTGCATTTTTACATGATATAGGTAGAGTATTACAGTATGAAAGTAATATACCCCATCATGAAGGAAGTGCAATAATTGCAAAAGAGCTTTTAGAAAAAAATAATTTCTCTAATGATGAAATAGAGCTTATTTTAAAATGTATAATAAATCATAGAAAAGATAGTGAAAGTGAACTTGAAAAGATAATATACGAATGTGATAAGTTATCAAGAAATTGTTTTTCATGTAAAGCAATTTCTAATTGCTATTGGGATGAAAATAAGAAAAATAAGCTTATCAAGTATTAAAGGGGTGTAATATATGAATATAGGAAGTAAAAATTTTAATATAGGTGATAGAACATTTATTATGGGGATATTAAATGTAACTCCAGATTCATTTTCAGATGGAGGAAAATTCAACGAGATAGATGCAGCTGTAAGAAGAGTAAAGGAAATGATAGAAGAAGGTGTTGACATAATAGATATTGGTGGAGAATCAACTAGACCAGGATCAGATTATGTAACAGAAACGGAAGAAATAGAAAGAGTTGTTCCAATAATAAAAGCTATAAAGGAATTTTTTGATATACCAATTTCAATAGATACCTATAAAAGTAAAACAGCAGAAGAAGCAATAAAAGCAGGGGCAGATATTATAAATGATATTTGGGGCTTTAAGAAAGATGAAAATATGGCTAAAGTGGCAGCTAAATATAATGTTCCATGTATTTTGATGCATAATAGAGAACCTAAAAAATACATTAATTTAATGGAAGAAGTACTTAAGGATTTAGAAGAGAGTATAGCTATTGCAACAACAGCTGGAGTCAAAAAGGAAAATATAATATTAGATCCAGGCATTGGGTTTGCTAAAACCTATGAAGAAAATTTAATTGTAATGAACAATTTAGAAATGATAGTTAATATGGGATACCCTGTTCTACTTGCAACATCTAGAAAGTCAATGATAGGCTTAACTTTAGATCTTCCAGCAGATGATAGAGTTGAAGGGACACTTTCAACAACAGTAATGGGAATAATGAAAGGTTGTCATTTTGTTAGAGTTCATGACATTAAGGAGAATAAAAGGGTAGCAGTAATGACAAATAAAATATTAAATGCAAAGTAAGAAGGTGATAATTTATGGGTAAATTATATTTAGAGAATATAGAGATATTTGCTAATCATGGTGTGTTCCAAGAAGAAAAAAATTTAGGGCAAAAGTTTATAATAAGTTTAGAGCTTAAATTAAATACAAGAGATGCGGCAATAACTGGAGATTTAAACAAGTCTGTTCATTATGGTGAACTATGTCATGAAATAGAAAAAGAATTTCAAAAAGAAAGCTATGATTTAATAGAAACAGCAGCAGAAAAAATAGCAGAGTTTATATTATTTAATTATGAGTTAGTAAAAGAAGTTAAGGTTATACTAAAAAAACCTTGGGCTCCAATAGGAAGACATTTAGATTATGCAGCTATAGAAATAACTAGAGGA from Clostridium chauvoei encodes:
- the hprK gene encoding HPr(Ser) kinase/phosphatase, coding for MAVSVEKLINDFDLEVLVEGQKDTMISVSDINRPGLQLAGFYNYFASERIQVIGKAEWSFLDDMGVELRRKRVDKYFSFNIKCLIITRDLEPHKEVLRAAKKNKIWLLRSNLVTTKFMSKLTIYLADKLAPETRLHGVLVDVYGIGILITGESGIGKSETALELIKRGHRLVTDDAVDIKEIDGELIGTSPRITIGMLEVRGIGIIDISALYGVSSVLQQKDIKLVMHFEHWKDDGDYDRLGLNNEYHDILGVKVRRLRIPVRPGRNIAVIIEAAAVNYRYYLMSDVTPVDIIESRMDKVLE
- a CDS encoding aminotransferase class IV, encoding MREILHKHEKLSLDEGVFFGRGVFETILVKEKPIFFDEHIERLNQGIEVLEIGEKVDKSILKIEIDKLNLKNKALKVLVTPKNLILIDKEIPYSDEDYKKGFKLKLSKVIRNSTSPLTYIKSINYMDNLLENKKAKKEGYNEVIFINEDAFITEGSTSNIFIVKENNIYTPKIECGLLNGTIRKYILKNTNCIEKEFTIEELLNSDEVFITNSLLGIMRVISIEEKIFNKHSITDYIRRKYTKDVEMLGGE
- the folE gene encoding GTP cyclohydrolase I FolE, which codes for MIDKDKVKAGVKLILEAIGEDVNREGLIETPDRIARMYEEIFSGIGQTAEEILSKTFKVESNDLVIEKDITFFSMCEHHLVPFYGKAHIAYIPKDRVAGLSKLARCVEIYAKKPQLQEKLTAEVADAIMEYLGAEGAMVVIEAEHMCMTMRGVKKPGTRTVTTTYRGRFKEDYELRREVLALIK
- the pabB gene encoding aminodeoxychorismate synthase component I, whose amino-acid sequence is MNFKIKEIVTELNSLEIYNVFESEKGTILLDSSKEDKMLSKFSFIGLNEFLRFESKGDKVFIDNKEIQGNPFCVLEGLLNKYKISFKEYKDIPFLSGCIGYISYDTARILEELPNTSKEDFNIPDMRFSFYDNLVIFDLINNKKYITSLGLKESSEKSLKKIEDRIKAGVKIEEEKVVCKNNNFQSNFTKEDYKKAVKTLKDYIISGDVYIANMTQRFCCECKEDAFNVYKKLRTINKAPFSAFVNYEDFQIISSSPERFIQIKDNKVHTRPIKGTRPRGENKKEDYKNSQELLNSEKDKAELLMVVDLERNDLSKVCKNHSVKVTELFKLEKYATVFHLVSTVEGELKDDISAVKCIKECFPGGSITGTPKIRAMEIIEELEGLKRNLYTGSIGYFDLRGNSDFNIVIRTILKKDNKAYFGVGGGITYDSIEEDEYNETLDKAKALMRVL
- a CDS encoding PHP domain-containing protein; this encodes MIKYDLHTHSTSSDGRYSPTDVVRMAKDNGVEYLALTDHDTLSGIEEAALEAKKLNINFIPGIELSTEFNNESIHVLGFFKNDDYKNPELQIFLESLKEKRIKRAYEIVERLKKYNHIEIDINKVLEGGKDTIARPHIAKAIIEAGYPYDHEYIFKNIIGDNCPAYVPSAKITTEEGIQLLKKFNSLVFLAHPVLVKHTPVEELLELGFDGLEAIYFRNKSKNTKHFLKLAENLNLLVSCGSDCHGIPNDSSHGTVGDIPLPENINVNKYLKWLI
- a CDS encoding anthranilate synthase component II, whose protein sequence is MLLMIDNYDSFVFNLVRYIEELGEEILIYRNDKITIEEIEKLNINGIIISPGPKSPKDAGISLEILDKFKGKLPILGICLGHQCIGHYFKGYIIKGKEPVHGKMSMVKHNNKELFKDIKNPLRVTRYHSLIIDKNTLPLELEVTCETEDGIIMGVKHREYPIYGVQFHPEAEMTEEGHGILNNFLKITKEFKGGTF
- a CDS encoding HD domain-containing protein, which gives rise to MERLNKILNSKEYKGYIKKLEGYEKDREFCKHDFNHFTDLARIAYIKVLERGLLYDKEIIYTIAFLHDIGRVLQYESNIPHHEGSAIIAKELLEKNNFSNDEIELILKCIINHRKDSESELEKIIYECDKLSRNCFSCKAISNCYWDENKKNKLIKY
- a CDS encoding aminopeptidase; translation: MSEKLKSKNAWLKYNSEEKKQIFEFCTGYIDYMSVCKTERECVLTAIDMVEAMGYRDLEEVIAKGEALKAGDKVFMNNKDKSLAIFLIGKEPIEKGMRILGSHVDSPRLDLKQNPLYEDSELAMLDTHYYGGVKKYQWVTLPLAIHGVVVKKDGSKIDIVIGEDDKDPVIGVSDLLIHLAGDQLQKKGSNVIEGEDLNILVGNMPLEGENKDAVKANILKLIKEKYDFEEEDFLSAELEVVPAGRAREFGLDRSMVMAYGQDDRICAYTSLMALLEVEEADYTSVVLLVDKEEVGSNGATGMHSKFFENVVAEIMDRTGEYSELKLRRALANSKMLSADVTAAYDPNYPSVLEKKNSSYFGRGLVFSKYTGARGKSGCNDANAEFMAWLRKVMDNNNVSFQTAELGKVDQGGGGTIAYILAQYNMEVIDCGVALQNMHAPWEVSSKVDIYETKNGYKAFLEAK
- a CDS encoding phage holin — its product is MKKFDWSRFKNYGLWVSILSLIPLILSAFGYKVIAPEYQTVTATILSILAALGVLNNPTTDNKWYKDDIVKIEPEKVIEENKSEENK
- the folP gene encoding dihydropteroate synthase, with the translated sequence MNIGSKNFNIGDRTFIMGILNVTPDSFSDGGKFNEIDAAVRRVKEMIEEGVDIIDIGGESTRPGSDYVTETEEIERVVPIIKAIKEFFDIPISIDTYKSKTAEEAIKAGADIINDIWGFKKDENMAKVAAKYNVPCILMHNREPKKYINLMEEVLKDLEESIAIATTAGVKKENIILDPGIGFAKTYEENLIVMNNLEMIVNMGYPVLLATSRKSMIGLTLDLPADDRVEGTLSTTVMGIMKGCHFVRVHDIKENKRVAVMTNKILNAK